In Oryza brachyantha chromosome 1, ObraRS2, whole genome shotgun sequence, the following are encoded in one genomic region:
- the LOC102702618 gene encoding serine/arginine repetitive matrix protein 2 — protein sequence MAKEGGAGAGAKEKTEEASLQLKAAGAGSKVFSKLLSRESSVAAPSFRVYYGVASAGSVPFMWESQPGTPKNAICDAVLPPLTPPPSYYTAGKEGAKKVSGGGGGGRKYGKHGILSFFVLPRIRLRRGARPASGSPTSSCASSSSTSTSSSSLSSFYSSSSLSFRSTQSPTCSSMRSLQHARAFSTDDEDEDEDEDDMAATACFRVRHESFRAIKNCRVAMTLRSAMASSDARGHGHGPSAAAAAPQKA from the coding sequence ATGGCGaaggagggcggcgccggcgccggcgccaagGAGAAGACGGAGGAGGCCTCGCTCCAGCTGAAGGCGGCTGGGGCTGGGAGCAAGGTGTTCTCGAAGCTGCTGTCCAGGGAGAGCTccgtggcggcgccgtcgttCAGGGTGTACTACGGCGTCGCCTCCGCGGGCTCCGTGCCGTTCATGTGGGAGTCGCAGCCTGGGACGCCCAAGAACGCGATATGCGACGCCGTGCTGCCGCcgctcacgccgccgccgtcctacTACACCGCCGGCAAGGAAGGCGCCAAGAAggtgtccggcggcggcggcggcgggaggaagTATGGCAAGCACGGCATCCTCAGCTTCTTCGTCCTGCCCAGGATCAGGCTGAGGAGAGGCGCCAGGCCGGCGTCGGgctcgccgacgtcgtcgtgcgcctcctcctcctccacctccacctcctcgtcctcgctgTCCTCGTTCTACTCCTCGTCCTCGCTGTCGTTCCGCAGCACGCAGTCGCCGACGTGCTCGTCGATGAGGAGCCTGCAGCACGCCCGCGCGTTCTCGAcggacgacgaggacgaggacgaggacgaggacgacatGGCGGCCACCGCGTGCTTCAGGGTGCGGCACGAGAGCTTCAGGGCCATCAAGAACTGCCGCGTCGCCATGACGCTGAGGAGCGCCATGGCGTCGTCGGACGCccgcggccacggccacggccctagcgccgccgccgccgcgccgcagaAGGCCTAG
- the LOC102702884 gene encoding proactivator polypeptide-like 1, which translates to MCSTGRFAFVLVLAFSVAVAESRDSFGVLAQKSFPLANKRAGLTSANGKLCQLCEQYSTEALFYLQQNETQTEILSILHHACANVGPLKQQCITLVDYYIPLFFLEVSVVQPEKFCESVHLCRKGTMLNLPTRGDICGLCHHVLVEVLIMLKDPDMQLEIVDILLKACGKADNYVQQCKKMVLEYIPLILVKSQKFLETTDVCSEIHACKTGTQASETMLLSATS; encoded by the exons ATGTGTTCAACAGGGAGGTTTGCGTTTGTGCTAGTATTAGCCTTTTCAGTTGCAGTTGCGGAGAGCAGAGATTCATTTGGTGTATTGG CTCAAAAAAGCTTTCCCCTTGCAAATAAGAGGGCAGGGTTAACTTCAGCCAATGGAAAGCTGTGTCAACTATGTGAGCAGTACTCAACTGAAGCACTGTTCTACCTCCAACAAAATGAAACCCAAACTGAGATTCTTAGCATCCTCCACCATGCATGCGCAAACGTTGGACCTCTAAAACAGCAG TGCATCACTCTGGTTGACTACTACATTCCCCTTTTCTTCCTGGAGGTTTCGGTGGTACAACCTGAAAAGTTCTGTGAATCAGTCCATCTCTGCAGAAAGGGAACGATGCTTAACCTACCAACTCGAGGAGATATATGCGGACTCTGTCATCATGTTCTTGTTGAAGTTCTTATCATGCTAAAGGATCCTGACATGCAG CTGGAGATAGTTGACATACTTCTCAAAGCATGTGGCAAGGCAGATAATTATGTGCAGCAG TGCAAGAAGATGGTCCTTGAGTATATCCCTTTGATTCTGGTGAAATCCCAGAAGTTCCTTGAAACAACAGACGTTTGCTCAGagatacatgcatgcaaaacGGGCACACAAGCTTCAGAAACCATGCTTCTATCTGCCACATCATGA